A genome region from Bufo gargarizans isolate SCDJY-AF-19 chromosome 2, ASM1485885v1, whole genome shotgun sequence includes the following:
- the LOC122929478 gene encoding uncharacterized protein LOC122929478 isoform X1 has protein sequence MSAPGLSVEEMLERLRREAEVRGPGWLQEQVGACIVSPAPVASPNVRAARPRRGIPPARLSPEVTPRARRRVGSPSVDPRRRGAAARASASRSRRGRNPDTRRGPVRSGTPLPPLPAAVQQDSGPGTVDRPSPSFSGRSTRLFEEDRVPRTALVEDEYRRRSREDLSSVDEGPLAVAEARCPASVVQRVVQVVQEEQPSTSRSYDGAVSVRQESGPSAAGVTAPVVPVGAVPASCARSGGGGSAVSGVAVGDPGREVMGLLRDSLSPGTWREYGKAWTTWEAWNGTWGAGGVDGEVRLLMLLGQLKSEGWSVSRVNHLVSGIAFGFKWRGLADLTKSFLVRQVLKGWRRGAGRVPDCRRPVSFELLVRMGDRLSGVCSSGWELGLFKAAFALAFFGAFRLGELVCGSVRRAGGLRSEDVEWVGDRLHIRIRRSKTDQEGRGLRFTLFAVPGCSMCPVRCAESYGARLGRDEVPFLRHEDGSFLSRFQFLAVFRKCLTVLGVPVKDYSGHSFRIGAATEAARVGASEEVIRRIGRWESVRFKSYVRPALL, from the exons ATGTCGGCGCCTGGACTGTCAGTAGAGGAGATGTTGGAGAGGCTGAGGAGGGAAGCGGAGGTgagggggcctggctggctgcaggagcaggttggTGCCTGCATAGTTTCACCTGCTCCTGTGGCTTCCCCTAATGTTCGGGCTGCCCGGCCGCGGCGTGGTATTCCGCCGGCGCGCCTAAGCCCTGAAGTCACCCCCCGGGCCCGGCGCCGAGTAGGGAGCCCCTCTGTGGACCCTCGGCGGCGGGGAGCGGCCGCTAGGGCTTCTGCGAGCCGCTCCCGCCGTGGGAGGAATCCCGATACGCGGCGGGGCCCTGTGAGGAGTGGGACGCCCCTTCCCCCACTCCCTGCGGCTGTGCAGCAGGATTCGGGACCGGGAACGGTGGACCGGCCCAGTCCCTCCTTTAGCGGGCGGTCCACTCGGCTGTTTGAGGAGGATCGGGTCCCTCGGACTGCGTTGGTGGAGGACGAATACCGGCGCAGGTCCAGAGAAGATTTGAGCAGCGTGGATGAAGGTCCCCTTGCAGTGGCGGAGGCTCGGTGTCCGGCCAGTGTGGTGCAGAGGGTCGTGCAAGTGGTCCAGGAGGAGCAGCCGTCGACGTCCAGGAGCTATGATGGAGCAGTGTCCGTGCGGCAGGAGTCAGGACCTtcggcagcgggagtcacagcgcccgtggtgcctg tgggagcggttccggcttcttGCGCCAGAAGCGGAGGCGGAGGGTCTGCAGTGTCCGGCGTGGCTGTGGGCGATCCTGGAAGAGAAGTGATGGGGTTGTTGAGGGATTCGTTGAGTCCGGGTActtggagggagtatggtaaggcgtggacGACCTGGGAGGCGTGGAATGGGACGTGGGGAGCTGGCGGAGTGGACGGCGAAGTACGGTTGTTGATGTTGTTGGGGCAGTTGAAGAGTGAGGGGTGGTCGGTGTCCAGGGTGAATCATCTTGTTTCAGGTATAGCGTTTGGTTTTAAGTGGCGGGGGCTGGCCGATTTGACTAAGAGTTTTTTGGTGCGACAGGTTTTGAAGGGTTGGCGTAGGGGTGCGGGCAGGGTGCCGGATTGTcggaggccggtgtcttttgagttGTTGGTGCGAATGGGGGACAGGTTGAGTGGTGTTTGTAGTTCGGGGTGGGAGCTAGGGCTATTTAAGGCGGCGTTTGCTTTGGCGTTCTTTGGGGCCTTTCGCTTGGGGGAGTTGGTGTGTGGGAGTGTTAGGAGAGCGGGGGGCCTTAGGAGCGAGGATGTTGAGTGGGTGGGGGATAGGTTGCATATTCGGATTCGcaggtctaaaacggatcaggaggGTAGGGGGCTGCGTTTTACGTTGTTTGCAGTGCCGGGGTGTAGTATGTGCCCGGTGAGGTGTGCGGAATCGTATGGCGCGAGGCTGGGGAGGGATGAGGTCCCGTTTCTGAGGCAtgaggatggttcctttttgtctcGGTTTCAGTTTCTGGCGGTCTTTAGAAAATGTTTGACGGTTTTGGGGGTGCCGGTCAAGGATTATTCTGGGCATTCATTCAGAATTGGTGCGGCAACTGAGGCAGCCAGGGTGGGCGCCAGTGAGGAGGTGATTAGGCggattgggcgttgggagtcggtTCGCTTTAAATCGTATGTGCGGCCTGCATTGTTGTAG
- the LOC122929478 gene encoding uncharacterized protein LOC122929478 isoform X2: MSAPGLSVEEMLERLRREAEVRGPGWLQEQVGACIVSPAPVASPNVRAARPRRGIPPARLSPEVTPRARRRVGSPSVDPRRRGAAARASASRSRRGRNPDTRRGPVRSGTPLPPLPAAVQQDSGPGTVDRPSPSFSGRSTRLFEEDRVPRTALVEDEYRRRSREDLSSVDEGPLAVAEARCPASVVQRVVQVVQEEQPSTSRSYDGAVSVRQESGPSAAGVTAPVVPGRMAAALVWILGHSYVFWGAIRADVRPSGRQLGVSPELATVRWLGVRGMLWGGVLREVHRFVRLDRPPDVLALHVGGNDLGKRPFRELVRDVKFDLLRIWALFPGVIVVWSDIVPRKVWRGARSVESLNKARIKVNRAVGRFMARNGGVVVRHEVLEKGEGAFWRADGVHLNAVGTDLWALGLQSGVEIALRMWRDAQG; encoded by the exons ATGTCGGCGCCTGGACTGTCAGTAGAGGAGATGTTGGAGAGGCTGAGGAGGGAAGCGGAGGTgagggggcctggctggctgcaggagcaggttggTGCCTGCATAGTTTCACCTGCTCCTGTGGCTTCCCCTAATGTTCGGGCTGCCCGGCCGCGGCGTGGTATTCCGCCGGCGCGCCTAAGCCCTGAAGTCACCCCCCGGGCCCGGCGCCGAGTAGGGAGCCCCTCTGTGGACCCTCGGCGGCGGGGAGCGGCCGCTAGGGCTTCTGCGAGCCGCTCCCGCCGTGGGAGGAATCCCGATACGCGGCGGGGCCCTGTGAGGAGTGGGACGCCCCTTCCCCCACTCCCTGCGGCTGTGCAGCAGGATTCGGGACCGGGAACGGTGGACCGGCCCAGTCCCTCCTTTAGCGGGCGGTCCACTCGGCTGTTTGAGGAGGATCGGGTCCCTCGGACTGCGTTGGTGGAGGACGAATACCGGCGCAGGTCCAGAGAAGATTTGAGCAGCGTGGATGAAGGTCCCCTTGCAGTGGCGGAGGCTCGGTGTCCGGCCAGTGTGGTGCAGAGGGTCGTGCAAGTGGTCCAGGAGGAGCAGCCGTCGACGTCCAGGAGCTATGATGGAGCAGTGTCCGTGCGGCAGGAGTCAGGACCTtcggcagcgggagtcacagcgcccgtggtgcctg GTCGGATGGCGGCGGCGTTGGTGTGGATTTTGGGGCACTCCTATGTGTTCTGGGGTGCGATTAGAGCGGATGTGAGGCCGAGTGGGCGGCAGTTGGGGGTGAGTCCGGAGTTGGCTACGGTCCGGTGGTTAGGCgtcagaggtatgttgtggggcggaGTGTTGAGGGAGGTGCATCGTTTCGTTCGTTTAGATCGTCCTCCTGATGTGTTGGCGTTGCACGTGGGGGGGAATGATTTAGGGAAGCGTCCGTTTAGGGAATTGGTGCGGGATGTCAAGTTTGACTTGCTCAGGATTTGGGCGTTGTTTCCGGGGGTTATCGTTGTCTGGTCTGATATTGTGCCGCGTAAGGTGTGGAGAGGTGCGAGGTCGGTAGAGAGCCTGAATAAGGCTAGGATTAAGGTGAACAGAGCGGTGGGCCGTTTTATGGCAAGGAATGGTGGTGTGGTGGTGCGGCATGAGGTATTGGAGAAGGGTGAGGGTgcgttttggagggcagatggggtgcacctgaatgcggtgggtacggatttgtgggctctggggctccagagtggAGTGGAGATAGCTTTgcggatgtggagggacgcgcagggttga